One Cucurbita pepo subsp. pepo cultivar mu-cu-16 chromosome LG11, ASM280686v2, whole genome shotgun sequence DNA window includes the following coding sequences:
- the LOC111806186 gene encoding clathrin interactor EPSIN 1-like isoform X3, with the protein MGSSWICLSRNSASYKEIVNSETQMVMNVLWTRLSETGKNWRLVYKALAVIEYLVAHGSERAVDDIIEHTFQISSLSSFEHVEPNGKDMGINVRKKAENIVALLNDKDKIQEVRNKAAANREKYFGLSSTGITYKSGSASYGSSSSYSSDSYQGQSSFRGDRFRDRSSNRDSFRKEKNDQDDFKKSDWVKQDYGKGSAQNSSKDQGKTSFGTSKPSKKSEDSANQIASFSSSTPTNNSDEDFDDFDPRGTSTTTTTTTTTTTTKAAAPSPKKVDLFGDSLIGDLMDAPTLVPPGKPDSSSPVVDLFADATFVSASAQVEKEPNSPSKTEIDLFASQSASVSPTVDFFASPEPVVQTETNFADAARDSKASQPASDSATIDFFASSKLVVQTETNFASAARDIKASQPASVSAPIDPFASAEPVVQTETNFASTKRDSKTVDPFAALPLNSFDGPVFLGATSSRSEPVSSEPSQNPVGGPSSNLDGKSINSSTAPAKKNTFQVKSGIWADSLSRGLIDLNISALACMHCSQEGFPDRCRCGGRTERFLKREGERTGTYLSHGASNGCRVWSWSDRIAGDWRRFLFTTFWSTIPIWWFPEVNLLLICKECARKPRALWRVAFAYAPHIN; encoded by the exons ATGGGGTCCTCATGGATCTGCCTTAGCAGAAATAGCGCAAGCTACAAAGAAATTGTAAA tTCTGAAACTCAGATGGTTATGAATGTTCTCTGGACAAGATTGAGTGAGACTGGTAAGAATTGGCGTCTTGTCTATAAG GCTTTGGCTGTTATAGAGTATTTGGTGGCACATGGATCTGAACGTGCAGTGGATGACATTATCGAACATACTTTCCAGATATCT TCGCTCTCGAGTTTTGAACATGTTGAACCAAATGGAAAGGACATGGGCATAAATGTCAGGAAGAAGGCTGAAAACATTGTAGCCCTTTTGAATGataaagataaaatacaaGAAGTGAGAAACAAAGCAGCTGCAAATCGTGAAAA GTACTTCGGACTTTCTTCTACTGGAATTACTTACAAGTCAGGTTCAGCCTCGTATGGCAGCAGTAGTTCTTATAGCAGTGATAGTTATCAAGGTCAGAGTAGCTTTAGAGGCGATAGATTTCGTGATAGGAGCAGCAACAGGGATTCatttagaaaggaaaaaaatgatcAAGATGATTTTAAAAAGTCAGATTGGGTAAAGCAGGATTATGGCAAGGGTTCTGCACAAAACAGCAG CAAGGATCAAGGTAAAACATCATTTGGTACATCAAAGCCATCAAAAAAGTCGGAAGACTCTGCAAATCAGATTGCCTCCTTCAGTTCTAGTACCCCTACAAATAATTCTGACGaagattttgatgattttgatcCTCGTGGAActtccaccaccaccaccaccaccaccaccaccaccaccacaa AAGCTGCTGCACCAAGCCCCAAAAAGGTGGATCTTTTTGGAGACAGTTTAATCGGAGATCTCATGGATGCTCCAACTCTTGTTCCTCCTGGAAAGCCCGACAGCAGTTCTCCGGTGGTTGATCTGTTTGCAGATGCTACTTTTGTATCAGCTTCAGCGCAAGTGGAAAAGGAACCAAATTCCCCATCAAAG ACTGAGATTGATCTATTCGCTTCACAATCGGCTTCGGTTTCTCCAACAGTCGACTTTTTTGCCTCTCCTGAGCCGGTTGTGCAAACAGAAACCAACTTTGCCGATGCTGCAAGAGACAGTAAAGCTTCACAACCTGCTTCAGATTCTGCAACAATTGACTTTTTTGCCTCTTCTAAGCTAGTTGTGCAAACGGAAACTAACTTTGCCAGTGCAGCAAGAGACATTAAAGCTTCACAACCCGCTTCAGTTTCTGCACCAATTGACCCTTTTGCCTCTGCTGAGCCGGTTGTGCAAACAGAAACCAACTTCGCTAGCACAAAAAGAGACAGTAAAACTGTGGATCCATTTGCTGCTCTTCCACTTAACTCTTTTGATGGACCAGTTTTTTTGGGTGCAACTTCTTCGCGTTCTGAACCAGTGTCCTCAGAACCTTCCCAGAATCCTGTTGGTGGCCCATCTAGTAATTTAGATGGAAAATCTATCAACAGTTCAACAGCTCCAGCGAAGAAGAATACTTTCCAGGTCAAGTCTGGGATTTGGGCAGATTCACTTAGTCGAGGATTGATTGATCTTAATATCTCCGCTC TTGCTTGCATGCATTGCAGCCAAGAAGGTTTCCCTGATAGATGTCGGTGTGGTGGGCGGACTGAGCGATTTCTCAAACGAGAGGGAGAAAGGACCGGCACCTACTTATCACATGGGGCAAGCAATGGGTGCAGGGTCTGGTCTTGGTCGGACAGGATCGCAGGGGATTGGAGACGATTTCTTTTCACAACTTTCTGGTCAACAATACCAATTTGGTGGTTTCCAGAAGTAAATTTATTGTTGATCTGCAAAGAGTGTGCGAGAAAACCTCGAGCCCTTTGGAGAGTGGCGTTTGCATATGCGCCACATATTAATTGA
- the LOC111806186 gene encoding clathrin interactor EPSIN 1-like isoform X2 encodes MDFMKVFDQTVREIKREVNLKVLKVPEIEQKVLDATDDEPWGPHGSALAEIAQATKKFSETQMVMNVLWTRLSETGKNWRLVYKALAVIEYLVAHGSERAVDDIIEHTFQISSLSSFEHVEPNGKDMGINVRKKAENIVALLNDKDKIQEVRNKAAANREKYFGLSSTGITYKSGSASYGSSSSYSSDSYQGQSSFRGDRFRDRSSNRDSFRKEKNDQDDFKKSDWVKQDYGKGSAQNSSKDQGKTSFGTSKPSKKSEDSANQIASFSSSTPTNNSDEDFDDFDPRGTSTTTTTTTTTTTTKAAAPSPKKVDLFGDSLIGDLMDAPTLVPPGKPDSSSPVVDLFADATFVSASAQVEKEPNSPSKTEIDLFASQSASVSPTVDFFASPEPVVQTETNFADAARDSKASQPASDSATIDFFASSKLVVQTETNFASAARDIKASQPASVSAPIDPFASAEPVVQTETNFASTKRDSKTVDPFAALPLNSFDGPVFLGATSSRSEPVSSEPSQNPVGGPSSNLDGKSINSSTAPAKKNTFQVKSGIWADSLSRGLIDLNISAPKKVSLIDVGVVGGLSDFSNEREKGPAPTYHMGQAMGAGSGLGRTGSQGIGDDFFSQLSGQQYQFGGFQK; translated from the exons ATGGATTTCATGAAGGTTTTCGATCAAACTGTCCGTGAAAT AAAGAGGGAGGTGAATTTGAAGGTCCTGAAGGTTCCCGAAATCGAACAGAAG GTGCTGGATGCAACAGATGATGAACCATGGGGTCCTCATGGATCTGCCTTAGCAGAAATAGCGCAAGCTACAAAGAAATT tTCTGAAACTCAGATGGTTATGAATGTTCTCTGGACAAGATTGAGTGAGACTGGTAAGAATTGGCGTCTTGTCTATAAG GCTTTGGCTGTTATAGAGTATTTGGTGGCACATGGATCTGAACGTGCAGTGGATGACATTATCGAACATACTTTCCAGATATCT TCGCTCTCGAGTTTTGAACATGTTGAACCAAATGGAAAGGACATGGGCATAAATGTCAGGAAGAAGGCTGAAAACATTGTAGCCCTTTTGAATGataaagataaaatacaaGAAGTGAGAAACAAAGCAGCTGCAAATCGTGAAAA GTACTTCGGACTTTCTTCTACTGGAATTACTTACAAGTCAGGTTCAGCCTCGTATGGCAGCAGTAGTTCTTATAGCAGTGATAGTTATCAAGGTCAGAGTAGCTTTAGAGGCGATAGATTTCGTGATAGGAGCAGCAACAGGGATTCatttagaaaggaaaaaaatgatcAAGATGATTTTAAAAAGTCAGATTGGGTAAAGCAGGATTATGGCAAGGGTTCTGCACAAAACAGCAG CAAGGATCAAGGTAAAACATCATTTGGTACATCAAAGCCATCAAAAAAGTCGGAAGACTCTGCAAATCAGATTGCCTCCTTCAGTTCTAGTACCCCTACAAATAATTCTGACGaagattttgatgattttgatcCTCGTGGAActtccaccaccaccaccaccaccaccaccaccaccaccacaa AAGCTGCTGCACCAAGCCCCAAAAAGGTGGATCTTTTTGGAGACAGTTTAATCGGAGATCTCATGGATGCTCCAACTCTTGTTCCTCCTGGAAAGCCCGACAGCAGTTCTCCGGTGGTTGATCTGTTTGCAGATGCTACTTTTGTATCAGCTTCAGCGCAAGTGGAAAAGGAACCAAATTCCCCATCAAAG ACTGAGATTGATCTATTCGCTTCACAATCGGCTTCGGTTTCTCCAACAGTCGACTTTTTTGCCTCTCCTGAGCCGGTTGTGCAAACAGAAACCAACTTTGCCGATGCTGCAAGAGACAGTAAAGCTTCACAACCTGCTTCAGATTCTGCAACAATTGACTTTTTTGCCTCTTCTAAGCTAGTTGTGCAAACGGAAACTAACTTTGCCAGTGCAGCAAGAGACATTAAAGCTTCACAACCCGCTTCAGTTTCTGCACCAATTGACCCTTTTGCCTCTGCTGAGCCGGTTGTGCAAACAGAAACCAACTTCGCTAGCACAAAAAGAGACAGTAAAACTGTGGATCCATTTGCTGCTCTTCCACTTAACTCTTTTGATGGACCAGTTTTTTTGGGTGCAACTTCTTCGCGTTCTGAACCAGTGTCCTCAGAACCTTCCCAGAATCCTGTTGGTGGCCCATCTAGTAATTTAGATGGAAAATCTATCAACAGTTCAACAGCTCCAGCGAAGAAGAATACTTTCCAGGTCAAGTCTGGGATTTGGGCAGATTCACTTAGTCGAGGATTGATTGATCTTAATATCTCCGCTC CCAAGAAGGTTTCCCTGATAGATGTCGGTGTGGTGGGCGGACTGAGCGATTTCTCAAACGAGAGGGAGAAAGGACCGGCACCTACTTATCACATGGGGCAAGCAATGGGTGCAGGGTCTGGTCTTGGTCGGACAGGATCGCAGGGGATTGGAGACGATTTCTTTTCACAACTTTCTGGTCAACAATACCAATTTGGTGGTTTCCAGAAGTAA
- the LOC111804991 gene encoding zinc finger CCCH domain-containing protein 20-like yields the protein MINESMFLNLTPHISSWDSLDDPAAAIPSYFTAGNVSPLDSPTAAVMDYDSSLWEDQDLPAIVDAFTCDHFRMYEFKVRACARGRSHDWTKCPYAHAGEKARRRDPRKFNYSGTECPDLRHGCCMKGDACEYAHGVFEIWLHPDRYRTQPCRDGAGCRRRVCFFAHSSEQLRIPGKQSIRSPRGREITASAVSSPTSILISSSSDSPPMSPISPLTTGGESFSRLVALMHNLHFDELKTNPGISGFGPNFRRNSGAFDSWDRDNEEEPAMERVESGRNLRAQMYAKLMRENSVERVRPLILAGSRN from the coding sequence ATGATTAACGAATCAATGTTTCTCAATCTCACGCCTCACATTTCATCCTGGGACTCCCTCGACGATCCCGCCGCCGCAATCCCATCCTATTTCACCGCGGGCAACGTGTCGCCGCTCGATTCGCCGACGGCGGCGGTTATGGACTACGATTCATCTCTCTGGGAGGATCAAGACTTGCCGGCCATTGTGGACGCCTTCACGTGCGACCATTTCCGGATGTACGAGTTCAAAGTCCGCGCGTGCGCACGTGGGAGGTCGCACGATTGGACCAAATGTCCCTACGCCCACGCCGGCGAAAAGGCTCGCCGCCGGGATCCGAGGAAGTTCAACTATTCCGGCACCGAGTGTCCGGATTTACGTCATGGGTGTTGTATGAAAGGAGACGCTTGTGAGTACGCTCATGGAGTTTTCGAAATTTGGCTCCACCCTGATCGGTACCGGACTCAGCCGTGCCGTGACGGAGCAGGCTGCCGAAGGCGGGTCTGTTTCTTCGCTCACTCGTCGGAGCAACTCCGAATCCCAGGGAAACAGAGCATCAGGTCTCCCCGAGGCAGGGAAATCACCGCCTCTGCCGTATCATCTCCGACGTCCATCCTAATATCATCATCGTCAGACTCGCCGCCTATGTCTCCGATCAGCCCTTTAACCACCGGTGGGGAATCATTCAGTAGATTAGTCGCATTGATGCACAATCTCCACTTCGATGAATTAAAAACGAATCCGGGGATCTCCGGCTTCGGTCCAAATTTCCGACGAAACTCCGGCGCATTTGATTCATGGGACAGAGATAACGAAGAAGAACCAGCAATGGAGAGAGTAGAATCAGGGAGAAACCTACGAGCCCAAATGTACGCGAAATTGATGAGAGAGAACTCGGTGGAGCGTGTCCGGCCGCTGATATTGGCCGGATCTCGGAACTAA
- the LOC111806186 gene encoding clathrin interactor EPSIN 1-like isoform X1: MDFMKVFDQTVREIKREVNLKVLKVPEIEQKVLDATDDEPWGPHGSALAEIAQATKKFSETQMVMNVLWTRLSETGKNWRLVYKALAVIEYLVAHGSERAVDDIIEHTFQISSLSSFEHVEPNGKDMGINVRKKAENIVALLNDKDKIQEVRNKAAANREKYFGLSSTGITYKSGSASYGSSSSYSSDSYQGQSSFRGDRFRDRSSNRDSFRKEKNDQDDFKKSDWVKQDYGKGSAQNSSKDQGKTSFGTSKPSKKSEDSANQIASFSSSTPTNNSDEDFDDFDPRGTSTTTTTTTTTTTTKAAAPSPKKVDLFGDSLIGDLMDAPTLVPPGKPDSSSPVVDLFADATFVSASAQVEKEPNSPSKTEIDLFASQSASVSPTVDFFASPEPVVQTETNFADAARDSKASQPASDSATIDFFASSKLVVQTETNFASAARDIKASQPASVSAPIDPFASAEPVVQTETNFASTKRDSKTVDPFAALPLNSFDGPVFLGATSSRSEPVSSEPSQNPVGGPSSNLDGKSINSSTAPAKKNTFQVKSGIWADSLSRGLIDLNISALACMHCSQEGFPDRCRCGGRTERFLKREGERTGTYLSHGASNGCRVWSWSDRIAGDWRRFLFTTFWSTIPIWWFPEVNLLLICKECARKPRALWRVAFAYAPHIN, translated from the exons ATGGATTTCATGAAGGTTTTCGATCAAACTGTCCGTGAAAT AAAGAGGGAGGTGAATTTGAAGGTCCTGAAGGTTCCCGAAATCGAACAGAAG GTGCTGGATGCAACAGATGATGAACCATGGGGTCCTCATGGATCTGCCTTAGCAGAAATAGCGCAAGCTACAAAGAAATT tTCTGAAACTCAGATGGTTATGAATGTTCTCTGGACAAGATTGAGTGAGACTGGTAAGAATTGGCGTCTTGTCTATAAG GCTTTGGCTGTTATAGAGTATTTGGTGGCACATGGATCTGAACGTGCAGTGGATGACATTATCGAACATACTTTCCAGATATCT TCGCTCTCGAGTTTTGAACATGTTGAACCAAATGGAAAGGACATGGGCATAAATGTCAGGAAGAAGGCTGAAAACATTGTAGCCCTTTTGAATGataaagataaaatacaaGAAGTGAGAAACAAAGCAGCTGCAAATCGTGAAAA GTACTTCGGACTTTCTTCTACTGGAATTACTTACAAGTCAGGTTCAGCCTCGTATGGCAGCAGTAGTTCTTATAGCAGTGATAGTTATCAAGGTCAGAGTAGCTTTAGAGGCGATAGATTTCGTGATAGGAGCAGCAACAGGGATTCatttagaaaggaaaaaaatgatcAAGATGATTTTAAAAAGTCAGATTGGGTAAAGCAGGATTATGGCAAGGGTTCTGCACAAAACAGCAG CAAGGATCAAGGTAAAACATCATTTGGTACATCAAAGCCATCAAAAAAGTCGGAAGACTCTGCAAATCAGATTGCCTCCTTCAGTTCTAGTACCCCTACAAATAATTCTGACGaagattttgatgattttgatcCTCGTGGAActtccaccaccaccaccaccaccaccaccaccaccaccacaa AAGCTGCTGCACCAAGCCCCAAAAAGGTGGATCTTTTTGGAGACAGTTTAATCGGAGATCTCATGGATGCTCCAACTCTTGTTCCTCCTGGAAAGCCCGACAGCAGTTCTCCGGTGGTTGATCTGTTTGCAGATGCTACTTTTGTATCAGCTTCAGCGCAAGTGGAAAAGGAACCAAATTCCCCATCAAAG ACTGAGATTGATCTATTCGCTTCACAATCGGCTTCGGTTTCTCCAACAGTCGACTTTTTTGCCTCTCCTGAGCCGGTTGTGCAAACAGAAACCAACTTTGCCGATGCTGCAAGAGACAGTAAAGCTTCACAACCTGCTTCAGATTCTGCAACAATTGACTTTTTTGCCTCTTCTAAGCTAGTTGTGCAAACGGAAACTAACTTTGCCAGTGCAGCAAGAGACATTAAAGCTTCACAACCCGCTTCAGTTTCTGCACCAATTGACCCTTTTGCCTCTGCTGAGCCGGTTGTGCAAACAGAAACCAACTTCGCTAGCACAAAAAGAGACAGTAAAACTGTGGATCCATTTGCTGCTCTTCCACTTAACTCTTTTGATGGACCAGTTTTTTTGGGTGCAACTTCTTCGCGTTCTGAACCAGTGTCCTCAGAACCTTCCCAGAATCCTGTTGGTGGCCCATCTAGTAATTTAGATGGAAAATCTATCAACAGTTCAACAGCTCCAGCGAAGAAGAATACTTTCCAGGTCAAGTCTGGGATTTGGGCAGATTCACTTAGTCGAGGATTGATTGATCTTAATATCTCCGCTC TTGCTTGCATGCATTGCAGCCAAGAAGGTTTCCCTGATAGATGTCGGTGTGGTGGGCGGACTGAGCGATTTCTCAAACGAGAGGGAGAAAGGACCGGCACCTACTTATCACATGGGGCAAGCAATGGGTGCAGGGTCTGGTCTTGGTCGGACAGGATCGCAGGGGATTGGAGACGATTTCTTTTCACAACTTTCTGGTCAACAATACCAATTTGGTGGTTTCCAGAAGTAAATTTATTGTTGATCTGCAAAGAGTGTGCGAGAAAACCTCGAGCCCTTTGGAGAGTGGCGTTTGCATATGCGCCACATATTAATTGA